The region CCCCGCGCCCCTTCCGCGGGTGCCACGTCCTGTGGCGTTCACGGTGCCGCTGCACAGTGGCTGAGCGCGCAGTTCCCCGCGCCCCTACGGGGCACGTTTCCCCCGCCGCAGAGGGCAAGCCTCAGGGGCGCGAGGAACTGCGCGCCCAGCACAGACGGCGCAGCAGCCAAGCGCGCACCGCAAGTGGCTGCCCCCAGGGGCGCGGGGAACTGCGCGCCCAGCCACGATGGCGGGAAAGAAGCGACGCCACCGCAAGTGGCACTCACCCAGGGGGGCGAGGAACTGCGCGCCCAGCCACGATGGCGCCGCAGCCAAGCGCGCACCGCAAGTGGCTGCCCCCCAGGGGCGCGGGGAACTGCGCGCCCAGCCACGATGGCGGGAAAGAAGCGACGCCACCGCAAGTGGCACTCATCCAGGGGCGCGAGGAACTGCGCGACCGCCCCCGCCGGTGGGACGGCTGGCGCGGGTCGGGGCCGCGATCGGAACGGCGGTCCCGGACACAGGCTGTATCGGTTCAGTAAATAGGGCACCCTCGTACCAACCCCCCGCTTCCCATCAGCACTTGCCGTGCTTTACCGTTTAATGGCCGGTCCGCCCCGGGCCAGGAAACCGCCGACGCCGCAGGCACCACGCATGACGCGCAAGGCAAGAGGCACGAGGCAAGGAGTAGCGATGAAGGACGTCACGCCGCTGGTCGACGGCTGGAAGCTCCGCCTGCCGGGCGACGGCAAGGGCACCGCCACCGGGAAGGCCGGCGCCGGCGCCACCGTACCCGGCTGCGTGCACACCGACCTGATCGCCGCGGGCCTGCTCGCCGACCCCTTCCTGGACCGGAACGAGACCGCGGCCGCCTGGGTCGGCCGTGCCGACTGGACGTACGAGACGGAGCTGCCCGCGTCCGCCACCGCCCACGAGCGCAGCGACCTCGTCTTCGACGGGCTCGACACCGTCGCCGCGATCACGCTCGGCGGCCGGCTGCTCGGCGCCACCCGCAACATGCACCGCGGCTACCGCTTCGACGTCACCGCCGACCGGTCGGCCACCGGCGCGACGCCGCTGACCGTGGCCTTCACCTCGGCCTACACCGAAGCGGAAAGGGTCAGGGCGCTGGTCGGCGACCGGCCCAACTCCTATCCCGAGCCCTTCCAGTACATCCGCAAGATGGCCTGCTCCTTCGGCTGGGACTGGGGGCCGACCCTGGTCACCGCCGGCATCTGGAAGCCGGTGCGGCTCGAACACTGGTCGACCGCCCGGCTGGCCCAGGTCACCCCGCTGGTCACCGTCACCGGCGGGGCCGGCGGCACGGGCCGGGTCGAGGCCCGCGTCGAGCTGGAGCGCACCGCGGCGGGCGCGGACCGGCCGCTGACCGTACGGCTGCGGGTGGGGGAGACCGTCACCGAGACCGCGGTGCCGGCCGGCACCGACCGGTTCACCGCGGTCGCCGAGATCGAGGCGCCCGACCTGTGGTGGCCGCACGGCTACGGCGAACAGCCGCTCTACGACTGCGAGGTCACCCTCTCCGACGCCGGCGGCCCCGCGGCCGATCTGGACCGGTGGCAGCGCCGTATCGGATTCCGCACCGTCACCCTGGACACCTCGCCCGACGAGCACGGCACCGCCTTCACCCTGGCCGTCAACGGCACCCCGGTCTTCGCCCGCGGCGTCAACTGGATCCCCGACGACGTGCTGCCCACCAGGATCGACGCCGCCCGCTACCGGCGCCGGCTGCGCCAGGCCGTGGACGCGGGCGTGGACCTGATCCGGGTGTGGGGCGGCGGGATCTACGAGAGCGACGACTTCTACGACGCGTGCGACGAACTCGGCCTGCTGGTCTGGCAGGACTTCCTGTTCGCGTGCGCCGCCTACCCCGAGGAGCAGCCGCTGCGCTCCGAGATCGAGGCCGAGGCCAGGGAGAACGTCGTACGGCTCGCCCCGCACCCGAGCCTGGCGCTGTGGAACGGCAACAACGAGAACCTGTGGGGCTTCCGCGACTGGGACTGGGCCGACGGCCTGGCGGGCGACTCCTGGGGCGAGGGCTACTACCTGGGCCTGCTGCCCAGGATCGTCGCCGAGACCGACCCCACCCGCCCCTACTGGGCCGGCAGCCCCTGGTCGGGTTCCTGGGACCACCACCCCAACGACCCCCGGCACGGCACCGCCCATTCCTGGGAGGTGTGGAACAGGACCGACTACACCGACTACCTGGACACCGTCCCGCGCTTCGTCGCCGAATTCGGCTGGCAGGCACCGCCGGCGTACGCCACCGCCCGCCGGGCGCTGTCCGACGACCCGCTGACCCCCGACTCGCCCGGAATGCTGCACCACCAGAAGGCCGAGGACGGCAACGGCAAGCTCGCCCGCGGCCTGGCCCGGCACTTTTCCGTCCCCGCCGACTTCGACACCTGGCACTATCTGACCCAGGTCAACCAGGCCAGGGCGGTGGCCACCGGCATCGAGCACTGGCGCTCGCACTGGCCGGTCTGCGCCGGCACCGTCGTGTGGCAGCTCAACGACTGCTGGCCGGTGACCTCCTGGGCCGCCATCGACGGCGACGAACGCGAGAAGCCGCTCTACCACGAGCTGAAAAGGCTCTACGCCGACCGGCTGGTCACCGTGCAGGCGCGCCCCGGCGGCCGGGTCGCGGCGCTGGTCAACCAGGGCGCGCGGGCCTGGACGGATACGGCGGTGCTGCGCCGGGTCGCGGTGGACGGCGCCGTGCTGGCCGAGGTGCGGCAGCCGTTCAGCGCGGCGCCCAGGACCGTCGCCGAGATCGCCCTGCCGCCCGAGGTGCTGCCCGCGGCCGGCAGCGGCAAGGAACTGCTGACCGTGCAGGCCGGCGACCGGCGGGCCTTCTGGTTCCCGGTCCGCGACAAGGACTTCGACTACCCGGCGCCCAGCTGGGACATCGACGTCGCGGTGCGCCCGGGCGGCGCCGCCGAGGTCAC is a window of Streptomyces sp. NBC_01477 DNA encoding:
- a CDS encoding glycoside hydrolase family 2 protein; this encodes MKDVTPLVDGWKLRLPGDGKGTATGKAGAGATVPGCVHTDLIAAGLLADPFLDRNETAAAWVGRADWTYETELPASATAHERSDLVFDGLDTVAAITLGGRLLGATRNMHRGYRFDVTADRSATGATPLTVAFTSAYTEAERVRALVGDRPNSYPEPFQYIRKMACSFGWDWGPTLVTAGIWKPVRLEHWSTARLAQVTPLVTVTGGAGGTGRVEARVELERTAAGADRPLTVRLRVGETVTETAVPAGTDRFTAVAEIEAPDLWWPHGYGEQPLYDCEVTLSDAGGPAADLDRWQRRIGFRTVTLDTSPDEHGTAFTLAVNGTPVFARGVNWIPDDVLPTRIDAARYRRRLRQAVDAGVDLIRVWGGGIYESDDFYDACDELGLLVWQDFLFACAAYPEEQPLRSEIEAEARENVVRLAPHPSLALWNGNNENLWGFRDWDWADGLAGDSWGEGYYLGLLPRIVAETDPTRPYWAGSPWSGSWDHHPNDPRHGTAHSWEVWNRTDYTDYLDTVPRFVAEFGWQAPPAYATARRALSDDPLTPDSPGMLHHQKAEDGNGKLARGLARHFSVPADFDTWHYLTQVNQARAVATGIEHWRSHWPVCAGTVVWQLNDCWPVTSWAAIDGDEREKPLYHELKRLYADRLVTVQARPGGRVAALVNQGARAWTDTAVLRRVAVDGAVLAEVRQPFSAAPRTVAEIALPPEVLPAAGSGKELLTVQAGDRRAFWFPVRDKDFDYPAPSWDIDVAVRPGGAAEVTVTARTLLRDLLLQADRLGPAATADRGLTTLLPGESVTITVRGWDRPAPDAAAAALHCVNAAVRNGEAGGGRQ